A part of Phoenix dactylifera cultivar Barhee BC4 chromosome 2, palm_55x_up_171113_PBpolish2nd_filt_p, whole genome shotgun sequence genomic DNA contains:
- the LOC120109976 gene encoding cucumisin-like: protein MATKPFFLLYTLVVASFLICCHCTEERKVHIVYMGEKPKGGFAAKSMHHSILEAALGSSSGAKESLVYSYGRSFNGFAARLTDKEATRIREMDGVVSVLPNTIIKLHTTKSWDFMGLTLGGTVRFPSEGDVIVGLLDTGIWPESDSFSDKDMGPPPAKWKGICQGSNFTCNNKIIGGRYYNSEGIYASTDFKSPRDSEGHGTHTSSTAAGALVPDTSYFGLAFGTARGGVPKARIAMYKVCWSFGCASADILAAFDDAIADGVDILSVSLGGPPRPFFDDPIAIGSFHAMKNGILTANSAGNSGPDPRTVTNVAPWTITVAASSIDRKFIAKVALGNGQIFIGNSINRFALVGTYSLIYGGGAPNISAGASGDISKYCFPGSLNSYKTEHKIVLCDSISDGSGVLMAHGLGVIMSDSEYSDLAFSYPLPATVISVEDGAQILAYIQSTSNPFATILMGETIEDVMAPTVVSFSSRGPNTVVPDMLKPDLTAPGVDILAAWSPVAPPSVSEDDPLRVKYNVISGTSMSCPHVSGAAAYIKSAHPGWSPAAIKSALMTTATVMDPRKNADAEFAYGAGQIDPRKALTPGLIFDASEKDYVDFLCKQGYNTSTLRLVTGDSSTCPNTTTIGNAWGLNYPSFALSVIDGQRILGVFPRTVTNVGAPNSTYYASWAAPYPLTVSVTPSLLSFSSVGETKSFTVTVRGGAISQQFISGYIVWRDATHTVRMPLVVYTTLPPDDDEPMAARVRRSFDGSSRHHNNGILGAN, encoded by the exons ATGGCCACGAagccatttttccttctttATACGCTTGTAGTTGCATCCTTTCTGATATGTTGTCATTGCACTGAGGAAAGAAag GTCCACATTGTGTACATGGGGGAAAAGCCTAAGGGTGGGTTTGCTGCCAAGTCAATGCATCACTCCATCCTAGAAGCTGCCCTTGGAAG TTCTTCTGGTGCCAAAGAGTCTCTTGTGTACAGTTATGGGAGAAGCTTCAATGGATTTGCTGCTAGGTTGACTGACAAAGAAGCTACAAGGATTCGGG AGATGGATGGAGTGGTCTCTGTTCTTCCAAATACCATAATCAAGCTTCATACCACGAAGTCATGGGATTTCATGGGTCTTACGCTTGGTGGAACTGTACGCTTTCCTAGTGAAGGAGATGTCATCGTTGGACTGCTTGACACAG GAATTTGGCCGGAGTCTGATAGTTTCAGTGATAAGGACATGGGTCCCCCACCTGCCAAATGGAAAGGGATCTGTCAAGGCTCAAACTTCACTTGCAACAA CAAGATCATTGGAGGAAGGTACTACAATAGTGAAGGTATCTACGCCAGCACGGACTTCAAATCCCCGAGAGACTCTGAGGGACATGGCACACACACTTCCTCCACTGCTGCAGGAGCACTGGTGCCCGACACTAGCTACTTTGGCCTGGCATTTGGCACTGCAAGAGGTGGAGTACCAAAAGCAAGGATTGCAATGTACAAAGTGTGCTGGAGCTTTGGATGTGCATCAGCTGACATCTTGGCTGCATTTGATGATGCCATTGCTGATGGAGTTGACATACTGTCCGTCTCCCTCGGAGGACCCCCTCGTCCTTTCTTCGATGATCCCATAGCCATCGGGTCGTTCCATGCGATGAAGAATGGCATCTTAACAGCCAATTCTGCAGGCAATTCTGGTCCTGACCCACGAACAGTGACTAATGTCGCTCCTTGGACAATCACTGTTGCCGCGAGCTCCATCGACAGGAAATTTATAGCCAAAGTTGCCCTCGGCAATGGACAGATCTTCATT GGAAACTCCATTAATCGATTCGCGCTCGTGGGCACATATTCATTGATATATGGGGGAGGTGCTCCAAACATCTCAGCAGGTGCATCAGGTGATATCTCCAAGTATTGCTTTCCTGGTAGTCTGAATTCCTACAAAACAGAGCACAAGATAGTGCTTTGCGACAGCATTTCGGATGGTTCTGGTGTCTTGATGGCCCATGGTCTTGGAGTCATCATGAGCGACTCGGAGTACTCCGACTTGGCCTTCTCTTACCCATTACCTGCAACTGTGATCAGCGTAGAAGATGGTGCGCAAATATTGGCATACATCCAGTCCACTAG CAATCCTTTTGCAACAATCTTGATGGGCGAGACAATTGAAGATGTCATGGCTCCAACTGTGGTCTCGTTCTCATCTAGAGGACCCAATACAGTCGTCCCCGACATGCTCAAG CCCGATCTGACTGCACCTGGCGTAGATATTCTCGCTGCCTGGTCTCCGGTGGCGCCACCTTCGGTCTCCGAAGACGACCCACTGAGAGTGAAGTATAATGTGATCTCCGGCACGTCCATGTCTTGTCCTCACGTTAGCGGCGCTGCTGCCTACATCAAATCGGCACACCCCGGGTGGTCGCCTGCTGCCATCAAGTCTGCTCTCATGACAACTG CGACTGTCATGGATCCAAGGAAGAACGCAGATGCCGAGTTTGCCTACGGCGCAGGCCAGATCGACCCGAGAAAGGCTCTGACTCCAGGATTGATCTTTGATGCATCCGAGAAAGATTACGTCGACTTCCTCTGCAAGCAGGGCTACAACACGAGCACTCTTAGGCTGGTCACCGGTGACTCGAGCACTTGCCCGAACACCACCACCATCGGGAATGCATGGGGCCTCAACTACCCATCCTTTGCGCTATCTGTGATTGATGGGCAGAGAATTCTAGGGGTCTTTCCTCGGACGGTGACCAACGTGGGAGCGCCGAACTCGACGTACTACGCCTCTTGGGCTGCGCCATATCCTTTGACGGTCAGCGTCACCCCTTCGctcctttccttctcttctgttGGGGAGACGAAGTCCTTTACCGTTACGGTCCGTGGTGGAGCTATATCGCAGCAATTCATTTCTGGGTACATCGTATGGAGGGATGCGACGCATACCGTGAGGATGCCGCTCGTGGTGTACACAACGCTTCCTCCTGATGATGATGAACCGATGGCTGCTCGCGTGCGACGATCGTTTGACGGCTCCTCCAGGCACCACAATAATGGGATCCTTGGTGCCAATTAA